CGAGTTCGCGGCGGACCTTATCGGAGCCAGCAATGAGGTGGGGCGGATCACCGGCGCGGCGTGGTTTTTCGATAGCCTTGATCTCCTTGCCGGTGATGGCACGGCAGCAGTCGAT
This genomic interval from Verrucomicrobiota bacterium contains the following:
- a CDS encoding UDP-glucose 4-epimerase GalE, with product IDCCRAITGKEIKAIEKPRRAGDPPHLIAGSDKVRRELGWQPKYQDIRTIIESAWAWHVKHPNGYGD